In Clupea harengus chromosome 13, Ch_v2.0.2, whole genome shotgun sequence, one DNA window encodes the following:
- the LOC116223208 gene encoding protein scribble homolog produces the protein MKPIWLWYPEKGTRAAKPAVNSGGGNGRSSGSGVASQTWTLPSLRWVSGKEPPQGGLNLNHVPASDGVRARNSNPEKEAEELPSGTDENITAHFSEAKPPGRGLRHHRCDLRQDSRKLPRCRAMKSALCHHRDAPAEPSEPVPEKAPVLNKSFISQVPLRLQIKVNGQRGSLGISIAGGKGSLPYKEHDEGIFISRVSKGGPAERAGVHVGDRVLEVNGLDMQVVTHHEAVSALRNAGSCIKMKVLRSRALPPELCALAEDPVIRETGLVIGKQHDPGNSSSGGGGGGGGRGGGSSRPQPKQPKVEPAALDYSLSKRIEAVVMCNGNGVNWSTAEPGQGRSMKDTGASFKNNALQVMENTITIPRIILTHPSTSDEDIEPLTPSADEGDLDDLDDPDSHLYSECLSSAFHPP, from the exons ATGAAACCTATTTGGCTGTGGTATCCTGAGAAG GGAACTAGAGCCGCTAAGCCCGCTGTGAACAGTGGTGGCGGGAATGGCAGGAGCAGCGGCAGCGGCGTTGCCAGCCAGACCTGGACACTTCCCAGCCTGCGCTGGGTGTCAGGCAAGGAGCCCCCGCAGGGTGGCCTCAACCTCAACCACGTCCCTGCCAGCGACGGAGTCAGGGCCCGCAACTCCAACCCTGAGAAAGAAGCAGAGGAGTTACCGTCAGGCACAGACGAA aaTATCACTGCTCACTTCTCTGAGGCCAAGCCGCCTGGCCGGGGCCTCAGACATCACCGGTGCGACCTCCGTCAGGACAGCCGGAAGCTCCCGAGGTGCCGGGCCATGAAGTCGGCCCTCTGTCACCACAGAGATGCGCCCGCGGAGCCGTCTGAACCCGTGCCTGAGAAGGCTCCCGTGCTCAACAAATCATTCATCTCCCAAGTGCCATTAAGA CTACAGATTAAAGTGAACGGGCAGCGCGGGAGCCTGGGCATCAGCATCGCCGGAGGAAAGGGCTCCCTACCGTACAAGGAGCATGACGAG GGCATCTTCATCTCAAGAGTGTCTAAAGGCGGTCCTGCAGAGAGGGCAGGGGTCCATGTTGGAGACCGAGTGCTGGAG GTCAACGGCCTGGACATGCAGGTGGTCACCCACCACGAGGCGGTCAGTGCCCTGAGGAATGCTGGGAGCTGCATCAAGATGAAGGTCCTGAGGTCGCGAGCCCTGCCGCCCGAGCTGTGTGCCCTGGCGGAGGACCCCGTCATTAGGGAGACGGGGCTGGTGATCGGCAAACAGCATGACCCTGGGAACAGCagcagcggaggaggaggaggaggtggtggtagAGGTGGAGGGAGCAGCCGGCCCCAGCCCAAGCAGCCCAAAGTGGAGCCGGCGGCCTTGGACTACAGCCTGAGCAAGAGGATAGAGGCCGTTGTGATGTGCAATGGAAATGGAGTG AACTGGTCCACCGCTGAACCGGGCCAAGGCCGATCCATGAAGGACACCGGTGCCTCGTTCAAAAACAATGCCCTGCAGGTCATGGAAAACACCATTACG ATACCCCGGATCATCCTCACGCATCCGTCTACCTCGGATGAGGACATTGAGCCCCTCACCCCGAGCGCTGATGAGGGGGATTTGGACGACTTGGATGACCCGGACTCTCACCTGTACTCGGAGTGTTTGAGCAGCGCCTTCCATCCCCCCTGA